A section of the Etheostoma cragini isolate CJK2018 chromosome 12, CSU_Ecrag_1.0, whole genome shotgun sequence genome encodes:
- the jmjd4 gene encoding 2-oxoglutarate and iron-dependent oxygenase JMJD4, which yields MDREAYRNCCSLVKIPRQSYEQFWSSHFVDYIDKELGYSRFFKKYLLPNHPCMFSRRFTENWKCRKQWVSEEGKPNFQKLLQEFDEIPVPVANCNAKEYNANPKQVMPFKEFIHYWKEYIQNGHSSPKGCLYLKDWHMSRDFPEHNVYTTPTFFSSDWLNEYWDTLEVDDYRFVYMGPKGSWTPFHADVFRSYSWSANICGRKKWLLYPPGQEEFLRDTHGNLPYDVTSAELQDRGLFPHSEKACQPLEIIQEAGEIMFVPSGWYHQVYNLEDTISINHNWLNGCNVDIMWQFLQNELLSVQKEIEEWRNTMDSWHQHCQVIMKACSGINYAEFASFLKIIADNRMAFLNACSSGDSSDCPRHLSETLATLGPYHAAFDLQRVAHIIECLLCNEDFKRLDHSILQLETMLQQIRDTIQSTRGQHLLYQE from the exons ATGGACAGGGAGGCGTACCGTAACTGCTGCAGCCTGGTCAAAATACCGAGACAGTCGTACGAACAGTTTTGGTCATCGCATTTTGTTGACTACATCGACAAGGAGCTGGGCTATTCTAGGTTTTTCAAGAAATACTTGCTTCCAAATCACCCATGTATGTTTTCAAGAAGGTTTACGGAGAACTGGAAGTGTAGAAAACAGTGGGTGTCTGAGGAGGGGAAGCCTAATTTCCAGAAACTGCTGCAAGAGTTTG ATGAGATTCCTGTTCCTGTTGCAAATTGTAATGCAAAGGAGTACAATGCAAACCCTAAACAAGTTATGCCTTTTAAAGAATTTATACACTACTGGAAGGAATACATCCAGAATGGCCACTCGTCACCTAAAGGATGTCTTTATCTTAAAGACTGGCACATGTCAAG GGACTTTCCAGAACATAATGTTTACACCACACCAACCTTCTTTTCTTCTGACTGGCTTAACGAATACTGGGATACACTTGAAGTGGATGACTACCGATTTGTCTACATGGGACCTAAAGGCTCATG GACCCCGTTCCACGCAGATGTGTTCCGCTCCTACAGTTGGTCTGCTAACATCTGTGGCAGGAAGAAATGGCTCCTGTATCCCCCGGGACAGGAAGAGTTTTTAAGAGACACTCACGGCAACCTCCCATATGATGTAACGTCAGCTGAGCTTCAAGACAGAGGCCTTTTTCCACACTCCGAAAAAGCCTGTCAACCTCTTGAAATTATTCAAGAGGCAGGTGAAATAATGTTTGTGCCCAGTGGCTGGTACCACCAAGTTTATAATCTG GAGGACACTATCTCTATTAATCATAACTGGCTGAATGGCTGCAACGTAGACATCATGTGGCAGTTCCTTCAGAATGAGCTTTTGTCTGTTCAAAAAGAGATTGAGGAGTGGAGAAACACGATGGACTCGTGGCATCAGCACTGCCAG GTCATTATGAAGGCCTGCTCTGGTATTAATTATGCAGAATTTGCCTCATTCCTGAAAATCATTGCTGACAACCGAATGGCTTTCCTGAATGCTTGTTCCTCTGGGGATTCCTCCGATTGCCCACGGCATCTCTCAGAGACCCTCGCCACGCTTGGACCTTACCATGCTGCCTTTGACCTACAAAGAGTGGCTCACATAATTGAATGCCTGCTTTGCAATGAAGACTTTAAGCGGCTTGATCACTCAATTTTGCAGCTAGAAACCATGTTGCAGCAAATTCGGGATACAATACAATCCACAAGGGGGCAGCATCTCCTTTATCAGGAATAA
- the snap47 gene encoding synaptosomal-associated protein 47 isoform X2, with protein sequence MSRDVPIHSWPGSYYINSEKRWENGTLSLTRTMVRFVSSQSKESLASFRLSRIMEIKMESSSFIFSTLTVLEEGNVKHWFGSLKPNRVVVYNVLEHFWRERLLSPSSEARGAECRPSKGRELISLVTGAQRRLEDTSSVLSHQGEQFDNMMQGLEKIDSDLGVADKLLLELESPSWWPFGKLPWKTQQEAKAQEAARVGAAAASAAGKGSSRNKVIASIPAVVTKGGDSDLKPGCLLVLLSSVEVRDTNCQLLHRFERNDIDEIRVHSPYEITVRQRFIGKPDICYRFLSAKMPEAMSVLEMQYKKKVEFTNEYSAFKATPVSSPCDTEGPNWNQVRFAAEVPRHRAPTGGPSRRAVPVAGAGPPAVCQSG encoded by the exons ATGAGCCGGGACGTCCCTATCCACAGCTGGCCCGGTTCCTATTACATCAACAGTGAGAAGCGGTGGGAAAATGGGACCCTGTCCCTCACTAGGACCATGGTGCGCTTTGTCTCTAGCCAGAGTAAGGAGAGTCTTGCCAGCTTCCGCCTCTCCAGGATCATGGAGATCAAGATGGAGTCGTCTAGTTTTATCTTCAGCACTCTCACAGTGCTCGAAGAGGGCAATGTAAAACACTGGTTTGGCTCCCTTAAGCCCAACAGGGTGGTGGTTTATAATGTCTTAGAGCATTTCTGGAGAGAACGTCTTTTGTCCCCCAGCTCAGAGGCCAGGGGAGCCGAGTGTAGACCCTCTAAAGGCAGAGAGCTGATCAGCCTGGTAACAGGGGCCCAGAGAAGACTGGAGGACACCAGCAGTGTCCTCAGCCACCAAGGAGAGCAGTTTGACAATATGATGCAGGGACTGGAGAAGATTGACTCAGATCTGGGCGTGGCTGATAA ACTTTTGTTAGAGCTGGAGTCTCCCTCCTGGTGGCCTTTTGGTAAACTTCCTTGGAAGACTCAGCAGGAAGCCAAGGCTCAGGAAGCTGCAAGAgttggagctgctgctgcttctgctgccgGCAAAGGGTCCAGTAGGAATAAGGTTATCGCAAGCATTCCAGCTGTAGTGACCAAAGGCGGGGACTCAGACTTAAAACCCGGATgcttgttggtgctgctgtccTCAGTGGAGGTGCGAGACACAAACTGTCAACTCCTTCACCGTTTTGAACGAAATGACATTGATGAAATCAGGGTGCACAGTCCGTATGAGATCACTGTTAGACAGCGATTTATTGGGAAGCCAGATATCTGCTACAGGTTCCTGTCTGCCAAGATGCCGGAGGCAATGTCAGTGTTAGAGATGCAGTACAAAAAGAAAGTGGAGTTCACAAATGAATACAGTGCTTTCAAAGCAACTCCAGTTTCATCTCCGTGTGATACAGAGGGGCCAAACTGGAATCAAG TCAGGTTTGCTGCAGAGGTGCCAAGACACAGAGCTCCCACTGGAGGTCCCAGCAGGAGAGCTGTCCCAGTTGCAGGTGCAGGTCCTCCAGCCGTCTGTCAGTCAGGCTGA
- the snap47 gene encoding synaptosomal-associated protein 47 isoform X1 yields MSRDVPIHSWPGSYYINSEKRWENGTLSLTRTMVRFVSSQSKESLASFRLSRIMEIKMESSSFIFSTLTVLEEGNVKHWFGSLKPNRVVVYNVLEHFWRERLLSPSSEARGAECRPSKGRELISLVTGAQRRLEDTSSVLSHQGEQFDNMMQGLEKIDSDLGVADKLLLELESPSWWPFGKLPWKTQQEAKAQEAARVGAAAASAAGKGSSRNKVIASIPAVVTKGGDSDLKPGCLLVLLSSVEVRDTNCQLLHRFERNDIDEIRVHSPYEITVRQRFIGKPDICYRFLSAKMPEAMSVLEMQYKKKVEFTNEYSAFKATPVSSPCDTEGPNWNQGLLQRCQDTELPLEVPAGELSQLQVQVLQPSVSQAEAQELKQMLMQLKNLALEAETELERQDDVLDELTSSTDRATMHIEKHTCRMKRLL; encoded by the exons ATGAGCCGGGACGTCCCTATCCACAGCTGGCCCGGTTCCTATTACATCAACAGTGAGAAGCGGTGGGAAAATGGGACCCTGTCCCTCACTAGGACCATGGTGCGCTTTGTCTCTAGCCAGAGTAAGGAGAGTCTTGCCAGCTTCCGCCTCTCCAGGATCATGGAGATCAAGATGGAGTCGTCTAGTTTTATCTTCAGCACTCTCACAGTGCTCGAAGAGGGCAATGTAAAACACTGGTTTGGCTCCCTTAAGCCCAACAGGGTGGTGGTTTATAATGTCTTAGAGCATTTCTGGAGAGAACGTCTTTTGTCCCCCAGCTCAGAGGCCAGGGGAGCCGAGTGTAGACCCTCTAAAGGCAGAGAGCTGATCAGCCTGGTAACAGGGGCCCAGAGAAGACTGGAGGACACCAGCAGTGTCCTCAGCCACCAAGGAGAGCAGTTTGACAATATGATGCAGGGACTGGAGAAGATTGACTCAGATCTGGGCGTGGCTGATAA ACTTTTGTTAGAGCTGGAGTCTCCCTCCTGGTGGCCTTTTGGTAAACTTCCTTGGAAGACTCAGCAGGAAGCCAAGGCTCAGGAAGCTGCAAGAgttggagctgctgctgcttctgctgccgGCAAAGGGTCCAGTAGGAATAAGGTTATCGCAAGCATTCCAGCTGTAGTGACCAAAGGCGGGGACTCAGACTTAAAACCCGGATgcttgttggtgctgctgtccTCAGTGGAGGTGCGAGACACAAACTGTCAACTCCTTCACCGTTTTGAACGAAATGACATTGATGAAATCAGGGTGCACAGTCCGTATGAGATCACTGTTAGACAGCGATTTATTGGGAAGCCAGATATCTGCTACAGGTTCCTGTCTGCCAAGATGCCGGAGGCAATGTCAGTGTTAGAGATGCAGTACAAAAAGAAAGTGGAGTTCACAAATGAATACAGTGCTTTCAAAGCAACTCCAGTTTCATCTCCGTGTGATACAGAGGGGCCAAACTGGAATCAAG GTTTGCTGCAGAGGTGCCAAGACACAGAGCTCCCACTGGAGGTCCCAGCAGGAGAGCTGTCCCAGTTGCAGGTGCAGGTCCTCCAGCCGTCTGTCAGTCAGGCTGAGGCGCAGGAACTCAAACAG atgttGATGCAGTTGAAGAACCTTGCCCTGGAGGCAGAGACAGAGCTGGAACGGCAGGATGATGTTCTGGATGAACTAACCAGCTCCACTGACCGAGCCACCATGCACATAGAGAAGCACACCTGCCGCATGAAACGACTCCTGTAG